From Lewinellaceae bacterium:
GCTTTGGATCCAAATTTCCATTGGAGAACTTTACGGGTAGTAACAATCCACCGACAGGTTGACGTGAAATTTTGAATGGCGTTTGATTCTCACAAATGATAGGATCTACATTTAATATCCGGACATCAGGCAATGGTAATATTTGAATGGTATTCACAATAGAATTGGAACAGTAATCGTCAGAAACCTGATAGGTGACTGAATGGATACCCGGTATAAAAGCTGTAGCATCAAAAATGGGCTGAGATAATTTTGTTGAACCATCGACCAGGTAAAGACCACCTGGTGGCTCTCCAGCTAGATCAAAGGGTTTGTAGTCTGCACAAATTTGCACTTGTTCTAACGAAAATGCAATGTCTGGAGGCTTTCGAATCGCAAGTGTTTGTGTGATGGAAGAGCTACACCCATTTTGATCAACAACCCGATATTCAAATTGTGCACTGGCCTGTGGAGGGGTTAAACCTGGATCAAATTTGTTCCCCGGCAATGTTACATCGTTAAGATAAAACTGACCATTAGGTGGTTCGCCACGCAATGTTAAGGACGGATCATTGGTACAATAATAGGCTTCATTAAGGTTTATTATGCTTGTTGAGGTAGGCCCTACGATGGTTAATGGCCAGGATTTTTCAATTGGACATCCATTTTGGTTGGTACTAAATGTTATGGTATGCCTTCCAATGGAATTTTTGGATGGTTTAATCACACTGACCAGGTCGATACTATCTATTATGCAACCATTGCAACGCAATCGACCAAACTGTTTGTTTAAGCTCAATAATTGATAGGAAGTATCACTTCTGCAAAAAAGTATACTATCTATTGCCTTTAAGTTCAAGGAAAGTGTCAGATCGGATTCACTGATAATTCTGATAAAACCTTCATAATAACAATCGTTACACGATCCACAGTGATATGAGTAAGAAATAGGCAAATCAACGTTTTCCGGAAAGTCTCCTCGATTTAAGATGCTAACCGGTTGTCCATCAATTTTGAATGTATCAGTCACTTGAAGCCCTAAGTCCTGTTTGTTCAGAGGCAATGATGAAGCACATAGCGATGATATATTGGGTATTTGACACTTTATTACATAAAAGGAATCGATAAAGACTTGAGTTCGAAATGTATCATACCCTATTCCTATGTATACG
This genomic window contains:
- a CDS encoding PKD domain-containing protein, whose protein sequence is MLKCYLIYIVLISQFFTTRSKANNIFGDTLTICCNQDYIIVDTPDTLSSFYEVDWLTKGGHLFISDSTLTIFESGVYIGIGYDTFRTQVFIDSFYVIKCQIPNISSLCASSLPLNKQDLGLQVTDTFKIDGQPVSILNRGDFPENVDLPISYSYHCGSCNDCYYEGFIRIISESDLTLSLNLKAIDSILFCRSDTSYQLLSLNKQFGRLRCNGCIIDSIDLVSVIKPSKNSIGRHTITFSTNQNGCPIEKSWPLTIVGPTSTSIINLNEAYYCTNDPSLTLRGEPPNGQFYLNDVTLPGNKFDPGLTPPQASAQFEYRVVDQNGCSSSITQTLAIRKPPDIAFSLEQVQICADYKPFDLAGEPPGGLYLVDGSTKLSQPIFDATAFIPGIHSVTYQVSDDYCSNSIVNTIQILPLPDVRILNVDPIICENQTPFKISRQPVGGLLLPVKFSNGNLDPKLLGVGIHTVSYYYEDPNGCSNTAEVEFQIVPKPYIAYNEVYRCDPQTLNLFNFSGGTTPINSYWTIENKRKNNDSRSFDYQFANPGLHTIKLTVIDQNKCSTDSLFQVYVPYQNISNVFLSDSILLVGEDIQLKSTSSSPLINSLWVFGDGSIASEPEVTHVYHEDGIYNVLLSTIDTFGCNDTAQARILVKDPLNIDFEIQNLYPNPTSGISFIEFYLPETMPLAYTVINGMGQHLFSRSFGNGALISGGKHTFQVDLSQLDAGIYFLDIHSGSTPLSTPGFFDRGDLVDEQLKFVDRIKLILIK